The Spirochaetaceae bacterium nucleotide sequence CGAACCGTCGCTATCTTATGGACAGGAGAGTGTCATGAAAGCTTCCGAACTGATGGTGCGCTGCCTGGAGAACGAGCAGGTCCAGTTCATCTTCGGCATTCCCGGCGAGGAGAACATCGACGTGATGGATGCCCTGCTCGACTCGTCGATCCGTTTCATCGGCGTGCGCCACGAGCAGGGCGGGGCGTTCATGGCCGACGTCCACGGCCGCCTGAGCGCGCGCGCCGGGGTGTGCCTGGCCACGCTCGGCCCCGGCGCCACCAACCTGGTCACCGGCGTGGCGGACGCCAACATGGACGGCGGCGCGGTGGTGGCGATTACCGGCCAGGCGTCGCTCGACCGCATGCACAAGGAGTCGCACCAGCACATCGACGTGGTGGAGACCTTCCGCCCGGTCACCAAGTGGAATGCCCAGATCAAGACCGCACGCATCATCCCGGAGATCGTGCGCAAGGCGTTCAAGGTGGCGCAGACCGAGAAGCCGGGCGCTACCCACATCGACTTTCCCGAGGATGTCGCCGAGGAGCAGGTCTCCGGCGCACCGCTGCTGCCGCAGGCGCCGCCGCGCCCGGAGCCGCCGGAGGCGCAGATCGCCACCGCCGCCGAGATCATCTCCGCGGCCCGGTCGCCGATCATCCTGGCCGGCAACGGGGTGGTGCGGCAGGACGCCGCCGGCGCGCTGACCCGGTTCGCGGAACAGCTCAACATCCCGGTCGCCGAGACCTTCATGGGCAAGGGCGTGCTGCGCGACGACCATGACCTGTCGCTGCTCACCTGCGGCCTGCAGGCGCGCGACTACGTGTCGTGCGGCTTCGACCGTGCCGACGTGGTGATCGCGGTCGGTTATGACCTGGTCGAATACGCGCCGGAGCGTTGGAACCCGGACGGCGACAAGAAGATCATCCACGTGGACCAGCTCCCCGCGGAAGTGGACGAGCACTACATCGTCGCGGTCGGTGTGTTGGGCGACATCGCGCTGTCCCTGCAGCGGATCGCGGCACTGGCCCGGCCCGCGCAGAGCGACGGTTATGCCGGTGGGCTGCGCCGCATCATCCTCCGCGAGCGCGACGAGTTCCGCGACGACACCGCGTTTCCCATGAAGCCGCAGCGGGTGCTGAACGACCTGCGTGCTGCGCTCGGCCCCGATGACATCGTGGTGTCCGACGTCGGCGCCCACAAGATGTGGATTGCGCGCTTCTTCCCCTGCCTGCGCCCGAACACGTGCATCATCTCCAACGGCTTCGCCTCAATGGGGATCGGCGTGCCGGGCGCCATCGCCGCCAAGCTGCTCTATCCTGAGCGCAACGTGGTTACCGTCACGGGCGATGGCGGCTTCCTGATGAATTCCCAGGAGCTGGAGACGGCGGTGCGCGAGGAGGTGGCGTTCGTCACGCTGATCTTTCACGACGACAGCTACAGCCTGATCGGCATGAAGCAGCAGCGCAAGTTCGGCCGCACTTCGCACATCCGGTTCGGCAACCCCGACTTCGTGCGTTACGCGGAGAGCTTCGGCGCCGCCGGCTACCGGGTGGCCGCCGCCGGCGAGCTGCAGCCGATCCTGCGCGATGCGCTCGCCTGCGGGCGGCCGGCGGTGATCGACTGCCCGGTGGACTACACCGAGAACCTGCGCATGATGGAGCAGCTCGGCGCCCTGATCTGTCCGATATGAAACCCGCGCCGCGGTCGATTCTCGCAACAGGTGAAGAGCCGTGGGCGCCCCGGCGGGCTCGACGGTCCGATCTGACAGGTTACGGACTGCGGCGGGCGATGGTGTAGTAGAGTTCGTCGGTCATCGAGCGTGCGCCGGAGGCGGCGAGGCCGGCTTCGGCGAGAATGCCGGACAATTCGTCGTACGGCAGGCCGCTGGCGCGCCGCTTCGGTTTCCACTGCGCGATGAGCACGCTCCCGCCGGCGTTCAGCACGCGGCTCAGGTCGCGGGCAATCGCCACCCGGTCGCCGCGGCCCTCCGCGTAGTGCATGATCTGCACACAGATGATGTAATCGGCGACCGCGTCGGGGAGGTCGGCGCGCGTGCCGTCGCTGGCCACCGCGGCGACGTTGGCCAGGCCCGCCTCGGCCGCGCGGCGGCGCACCAACTCCACCATGCGCGGTTCCAGGTCGACGGCGTACACCTTGCCCTCCGGTCCGACCATGCGCGCCGCGGCCAGGGTGAAGTAGCCGGGGCCGCAGCCGTAGTCCACCACCGTGGCGCCGGGCGCCGCGCCGGCCAGCAACTCGCCCGGACCGGCGGCGCCGAACCGCCGGTCGGCGTCGAGCAGGCTGGCCACCCACTCCTCGGTATAGCGCTCGCTCATTGCCGCCGATCCTGAGTCGCCCGGCTACTCCGCGTCAACCGCGTCAACCGCGTCAACCGGCCGGTCCGCCGACCGCCGGGGGCCGGCCCGACCACGCGCACGATCGGCGCGCAAGCGTGGTACGCTGCCGGCCATGAAAGCCGTGATGATCATGTTCGAC carries:
- a CDS encoding acetolactate synthase large subunit, yielding MKASELMVRCLENEQVQFIFGIPGEENIDVMDALLDSSIRFIGVRHEQGGAFMADVHGRLSARAGVCLATLGPGATNLVTGVADANMDGGAVVAITGQASLDRMHKESHQHIDVVETFRPVTKWNAQIKTARIIPEIVRKAFKVAQTEKPGATHIDFPEDVAEEQVSGAPLLPQAPPRPEPPEAQIATAAEIISAARSPIILAGNGVVRQDAAGALTRFAEQLNIPVAETFMGKGVLRDDHDLSLLTCGLQARDYVSCGFDRADVVIAVGYDLVEYAPERWNPDGDKKIIHVDQLPAEVDEHYIVAVGVLGDIALSLQRIAALARPAQSDGYAGGLRRIILRERDEFRDDTAFPMKPQRVLNDLRAALGPDDIVVSDVGAHKMWIARFFPCLRPNTCIISNGFASMGIGVPGAIAAKLLYPERNVVTVTGDGGFLMNSQELETAVREEVAFVTLIFHDDSYSLIGMKQQRKFGRTSHIRFGNPDFVRYAESFGAAGYRVAAAGELQPILRDALACGRPAVIDCPVDYTENLRMMEQLGALICPI
- a CDS encoding class I SAM-dependent methyltransferase, with translation MSERYTEEWVASLLDADRRFGAAGPGELLAGAAPGATVVDYGCGPGYFTLAAARMVGPEGKVYAVDLEPRMVELVRRRAAEAGLANVAAVASDGTRADLPDAVADYIICVQIMHYAEGRGDRVAIARDLSRVLNAGGSVLIAQWKPKRRASGLPYDELSGILAEAGLAASGARSMTDELYYTIARRSP